In the genome of Chlamydia trachomatis A/HAR-13, one region contains:
- a CDS encoding BPL-N domain-containing protein translates to MKRILVYSDRGVSPYYLRHTVRWLKQVAAPFQMEVCRVNGRFLIHEPLWEETTQLLVIPGGADVPYHNVLHGLGTARIDNYVREGGCYLGICAGAYFGCAQFEFLEPTGSLFVAKRDLGFFPGAANGPVYESAFSYTSSSGVLAAPLVFADFPGESFSLFNGGCCFENAEHFPEICIEARYNNLLGKPAAIVSRRLDKGLVVLSGPHIEYLPEFCSLQEDNVIQAREQIAAHSSSLEEYKQFLIHRLLSNVVEHVLY, encoded by the coding sequence ATGAAGCGTATCTTAGTGTATTCGGATAGAGGAGTTTCTCCTTACTATTTGCGCCATACTGTTCGCTGGTTGAAGCAGGTAGCTGCTCCATTCCAGATGGAGGTATGTCGCGTGAATGGACGTTTCTTGATTCATGAGCCTCTTTGGGAAGAAACAACCCAGCTTCTTGTAATTCCAGGAGGTGCTGATGTACCTTATCATAATGTGTTGCATGGACTGGGGACAGCGCGTATCGATAACTACGTAAGAGAGGGAGGCTGTTACCTAGGTATTTGCGCAGGAGCTTATTTTGGTTGCGCGCAGTTTGAATTTCTAGAGCCTACAGGATCTTTATTTGTTGCTAAGCGAGATTTAGGTTTTTTCCCGGGAGCTGCTAATGGTCCTGTTTATGAAAGCGCCTTTTCTTATACAAGTTCCTCTGGAGTTTTAGCCGCTCCACTAGTTTTCGCTGATTTTCCTGGAGAGAGTTTCTCTCTTTTTAATGGGGGATGCTGTTTCGAAAATGCGGAACATTTCCCCGAAATATGCATCGAGGCGCGCTATAATAATCTTCTTGGAAAACCTGCAGCTATTGTCTCCAGACGCCTCGATAAGGGGCTAGTCGTGCTTTCTGGTCCTCATATAGAGTACCTCCCAGAGTTTTGCTCCTTGCAAGAAGATAATGTTATTCAGGCGAGAGAGCAAATTGCAGCGCATTCTTCGAGTCTAGAGGAGTACAAGCAGTTCTTAATCCATCGCCTATTGAGTAATGTCGTCGAGCACGTTTTGTATTAA
- a CDS encoding DMT family transporter, whose amino-acid sequence MMSSPHPMSSSRNTPLGVFYSLLACFYWGMVFVIPSMLGNFADLDIVLTRYSVFGICSLITILYKRSNIFKTVPFFLWKKGILWAFLINIAYYFGIAQAVRYSGSAVTVIIAGLAPIAILFYSNIKKKMLSYSFLLSMSGIIVVGIILSNVSEFQSESSSSLPLYLLGLGCVTAATSIWAGYIICNHDFLEQHSEISPDTWCHMLGISSLIICLPLIILGDTFGITHVTRNFLFHTPLSERCLFIVLCSAMGIFSSSRAIAAWNKASLHLSTALLGALLIFEPIFGWILSYLCKREMPSFQEGLGFFLMLGASLCLLLAQKKASEQETPSETLITTESDAN is encoded by the coding sequence ATGATGTCCTCCCCTCATCCAATGTCCTCTTCTCGTAATACACCTTTGGGAGTCTTCTATAGCCTCCTAGCCTGCTTCTACTGGGGAATGGTTTTCGTGATCCCTAGTATGCTAGGGAACTTTGCTGACCTAGATATTGTGCTGACCCGCTACTCCGTTTTCGGAATCTGTTCACTGATCACTATTCTGTATAAACGTTCTAATATCTTCAAAACAGTTCCCTTTTTCCTCTGGAAAAAAGGCATCCTGTGGGCCTTTCTTATTAACATAGCCTATTATTTCGGTATCGCACAAGCTGTACGTTATTCAGGATCTGCAGTGACTGTGATCATTGCTGGGTTAGCCCCTATTGCCATTCTCTTCTATTCCAATATTAAGAAAAAGATGCTCTCTTACTCATTTCTTTTAAGTATGAGTGGCATCATTGTAGTTGGAATCATTCTGTCGAATGTCTCCGAATTCCAATCCGAATCCAGTTCTTCTCTGCCTCTCTACCTCTTAGGATTGGGATGTGTCACAGCAGCGACTAGCATTTGGGCTGGATACATCATCTGTAACCATGACTTTCTCGAGCAACATTCTGAAATCTCCCCCGACACATGGTGCCATATGCTAGGGATCAGCTCTCTCATCATCTGTCTCCCATTAATTATCTTAGGAGATACTTTCGGTATTACCCATGTCACTCGTAATTTTCTATTTCATACCCCTCTTTCCGAAAGATGCCTATTCATCGTTCTTTGCTCTGCTATGGGGATTTTTTCCTCTTCGCGAGCTATCGCAGCTTGGAACAAAGCTTCTCTTCATCTGTCTACAGCTCTTTTAGGGGCTCTTCTTATCTTTGAGCCCATCTTTGGATGGATTCTTTCTTACCTATGTAAACGAGAAATGCCATCTTTCCAAGAAGGTTTAGGGTTCTTTCTGATGTTAGGAGCTAGTCTCTGTCTCCTTCTAGCTCAGAAAAAAGCCAGTGAACAAGAAACTCCTTCAGAAACTCTTATAACCACGGAATCCGACGCAAACTAA
- a CDS encoding single-stranded DNA-binding protein, whose protein sequence is MLFGYLVGFLAADPEERMTSGGKRVVVLRLGVKSRVGSKDETVWCRCNIWNNRYDKMLPYLKKGSSVIVAGELSLESYVGRDGSPQASISVSVDTLKFNSGSSRPDARGSDEGRQRANDNVSIGFDGESLDTDSALDKEVYAGFGEDQQYASEDVPF, encoded by the coding sequence ATGTTGTTCGGATATTTGGTAGGATTTCTAGCTGCCGATCCTGAAGAAAGAATGACATCCGGAGGTAAACGGGTTGTTGTTTTACGTTTGGGTGTAAAATCTCGTGTAGGATCTAAAGATGAAACAGTGTGGTGCAGATGCAATATCTGGAACAACCGTTATGATAAGATGCTTCCTTATTTGAAGAAAGGTTCTTCAGTCATTGTTGCTGGAGAGCTTTCTTTAGAAAGCTATGTAGGTAGAGACGGTTCTCCACAAGCTTCTATTTCTGTAAGCGTAGATACATTAAAATTTAATTCCGGATCTTCTCGTCCTGATGCTAGAGGTTCAGATGAAGGTCGTCAGAGAGCTAATGATAATGTCTCTATTGGATTTGATGGAGAAAGTTTAGATACAGACTCTGCGCTTGATAAGGAAGTCTATGCAGGGTTTGGAGAAGACCAACAGTATGCTAGTGAGGATGTTCCTTTTTAG
- a CDS encoding leucyl aminopeptidase, whose protein sequence is MVLLYSQASWDKRSKADALVLPFWMKNSKAQEAAVVDEDYKLVYQNALSNFSGKKGETAFLFGNDHTKEQKIVLLGLGKSEEVSGTTVLEAYAQATTVLRKAKCKTVNILLPTISQLRFSVEEFLTNLAAGVLSLNYNYPTYHKVDTSLPFLEKVTVVGIVSKVGDKIFRKEESLFEGVYLTRDLVNTNADEVTPEKLAAVAKGLAGEFASLDVKILDRKAILKEKMGLLAAVAKGAAVEPRFIVLDYQGNPKSKDRTVLIGKGVTFDSGGLDLKPGKAMITMKEDMAGAATVLGIFSALASLELPINVTGIIPATENAIGSAAYKMGDVYVGMTGLSVEIGSTDAEGRLILADAISYALKYCNPTRIIDFATLTGAMVVSLGESVAGFFANNDVLARDLAEASSETGEALWRMPLVEKYDPALHSDIADMKNIGSNRAGSITAALFLQRFLEDNPVAWAHLDIAGTAYHEKEELPYPKYATGFGVRCLIHYMEKFLSK, encoded by the coding sequence GTGGTATTACTCTATTCTCAAGCGAGTTGGGATAAACGATCGAAAGCGGATGCTCTTGTTCTTCCTTTTTGGATGAAGAATTCTAAAGCTCAAGAAGCTGCGGTTGTTGATGAGGACTACAAGCTTGTCTATCAAAACGCATTATCCAATTTTTCAGGGAAGAAAGGGGAAACGGCTTTTCTTTTTGGAAATGATCACACAAAAGAACAAAAAATTGTTCTTCTTGGTCTAGGGAAGAGCGAAGAAGTATCCGGAACAACCGTTTTAGAAGCCTACGCTCAGGCTACTACTGTCTTAAGAAAAGCTAAGTGTAAGACTGTAAATATTTTACTCCCAACAATTTCACAGTTGCGCTTCTCCGTAGAAGAGTTTTTAACGAACTTGGCAGCAGGGGTGCTATCTCTGAACTATAATTACCCAACCTATCACAAAGTGGATACGTCTTTGCCTTTCCTAGAGAAAGTGACTGTAGTGGGTATTGTCTCTAAGGTAGGGGACAAGATCTTTAGAAAAGAAGAGAGCCTATTTGAAGGGGTATATTTAACTAGAGATTTAGTGAATACCAATGCAGATGAAGTCACTCCAGAAAAACTTGCTGCGGTAGCAAAAGGTCTAGCAGGGGAGTTCGCGAGTCTGGATGTAAAAATTCTAGATAGGAAGGCGATATTAAAAGAAAAAATGGGATTGTTGGCTGCTGTTGCCAAGGGCGCTGCTGTTGAGCCTCGGTTTATTGTTCTGGATTACCAAGGTAACCCTAAATCTAAAGATAGAACCGTACTCATTGGTAAAGGGGTAACATTCGATTCCGGAGGACTAGATTTGAAACCTGGGAAGGCAATGATTACCATGAAGGAAGACATGGCTGGAGCGGCTACCGTTCTAGGAATTTTTTCTGCTTTAGCTTCCTTAGAGCTTCCGATCAATGTGACCGGGATCATTCCAGCTACAGAGAATGCGATTGGATCGGCTGCCTATAAGATGGGAGATGTATATGTTGGAATGACCGGCCTTTCTGTAGAAATTGGCAGCACTGATGCGGAAGGGCGTTTGATTTTAGCCGATGCCATCTCCTATGCTTTGAAATATTGTAATCCTACCCGCATCATTGATTTTGCTACCTTGACGGGTGCTATGGTTGTTTCTTTAGGAGAATCTGTGGCTGGATTTTTTGCAAATAACGACGTGTTGGCAAGAGATCTGGCAGAAGCTTCATCAGAGACCGGGGAAGCTCTATGGAGAATGCCTTTGGTAGAGAAATATGACCCGGCACTTCATTCAGATATTGCAGATATGAAAAATATCGGCAGCAATCGTGCAGGATCGATTACTGCAGCGCTATTTTTACAACGTTTCCTCGAAGACAATCCAGTAGCATGGGCACATTTGGACATTGCAGGTACTGCTTACCATGAAAAAGAAGAGTTGCCTTACCCCAAATATGCAACAGGATTTGGTGTGCGTTGTTTAATTCATTATATGGAGAAATTCCTATCTAAATAG
- the dcd gene encoding dCTP deaminase, which yields MGIKEDNWIRKMAIEEGMIEPFADSQVKLHPETGEKLISYGLSSYGYDLRISREFKVFTNVYNSLVDPKCFTEDALISIVDDVCIIPPNSFALARSVEYFRIPRNVLTVCIGKSTYARCGLIVNVTPFEPEWEGYVTIEISNTTPLPAKVYANEGIAQVLFFEGDATCDVSYAERQGKYQKQQGITIPFV from the coding sequence ATGGGGATTAAGGAAGATAACTGGATTCGCAAAATGGCAATCGAAGAAGGTATGATAGAGCCTTTTGCAGACAGTCAAGTGAAACTGCATCCAGAGACTGGAGAAAAACTCATTAGCTACGGCTTGTCAAGTTATGGGTATGATCTACGCATATCGAGAGAATTCAAAGTCTTCACCAATGTGTACAATTCACTTGTCGATCCGAAATGTTTTACAGAAGATGCGCTGATTTCCATCGTGGATGATGTTTGTATTATTCCTCCTAACTCCTTTGCTTTAGCTCGCAGCGTGGAATATTTTCGTATCCCTCGTAATGTCCTTACTGTGTGTATTGGGAAGTCAACCTACGCACGTTGTGGATTGATTGTGAATGTCACTCCTTTTGAACCTGAGTGGGAAGGATACGTAACTATCGAGATTTCCAATACTACTCCACTTCCAGCGAAAGTCTATGCTAATGAAGGGATCGCGCAAGTGCTCTTCTTTGAAGGAGATGCTACTTGTGATGTATCTTATGCAGAACGCCAAGGGAAATATCAAAAACAACAAGGGATTACTATTCCGTTTGTTTAA
- a CDS encoding glycogen debranching protein, whose translation MESLSVRSTIPLPLGAKKLSADRYRFSLFSSQAQQVTLVLLDPLSEIHEIPLSSTDHRTGAIWHIEIAGISSEWSYAYKLRGTDLSSQKFATDSYIADPYSKNIYSPQLFGSPKQEKDYAFSYLKHEDFDWEGDTPLHLPKENYFIYEMHVRSFTRDPSSQVSHPGTFLGIIEKIDHLKQLGVHAVELLPIFEFDETVHPFKNQDFPHLCNYWGYSSVNFFCPSRRYTYGADPCAPAREFKTLVKALHRAGIEVILDVVFNHTGFEGTSCPLPWIDLESYYMVNDHGDLMNFSGCGNTVNTNTPTTLKWILDALRYWVQEMHVDGFRFDLASVFSRDPQGVPLPLTPILQAISSDSILSETKLIAEPWDAGGLYQLGHFPSISTRWSEWNGCYRDHVKAFLNGDAHQVSSFASRISGSHDIYPNGKPTNSINYICSHDGFTLYDTVAYNDKHNEENGEYNRDGTSANYSYNFGCEGETTDPTICALRERQMKNFFLALFLSQGIPMIQSGDEYGHTAYGNNNHWCLDTKINYFLWDRLAERKELFSFLCQVIALRKAYTELFNTSFLSEDTIVWLNTKGSPREWGADHYLAFELKHLNYSLFVAFYSGNERIEISLPKPRKEHLAYEKIVDSTTGFFSQILSPKLSLEPYSSLVAISRRKTSLESR comes from the coding sequence ATGGAATCTTTGTCTGTTCGTTCCACTATCCCTTTACCTCTAGGAGCCAAAAAGCTCTCCGCTGATCGCTACCGTTTTTCTCTATTTTCTTCACAAGCCCAGCAGGTTACTCTTGTACTATTAGACCCTCTTTCTGAAATTCATGAAATTCCTCTATCTTCTACCGACCACAGGACTGGAGCCATCTGGCATATCGAAATTGCAGGCATTTCTAGTGAATGGTCGTATGCTTATAAACTACGTGGTACAGACTTGAGCTCTCAAAAGTTTGCTACAGATTCTTACATCGCAGACCCTTATTCTAAGAATATCTACTCCCCTCAACTATTTGGATCCCCTAAACAAGAAAAGGATTACGCATTTAGTTACCTGAAACATGAGGATTTTGACTGGGAAGGCGACACTCCTTTGCACCTTCCAAAAGAAAATTACTTCATTTATGAAATGCATGTTCGGTCATTCACCCGAGATCCGTCTTCCCAGGTTTCCCATCCTGGAACTTTCCTTGGTATTATCGAAAAAATAGACCACCTCAAACAACTAGGCGTTCATGCAGTTGAACTCCTTCCTATTTTCGAATTCGATGAAACCGTCCATCCATTTAAAAATCAGGACTTCCCCCACCTATGTAACTATTGGGGGTATTCTTCGGTGAATTTTTTCTGCCCCTCTCGCCGTTATACTTATGGGGCAGACCCTTGCGCTCCGGCCCGAGAGTTCAAGACTCTTGTCAAAGCGTTACACCGTGCGGGAATCGAAGTCATTCTCGATGTCGTTTTCAATCATACAGGCTTTGAAGGCACAAGCTGCCCTCTTCCCTGGATAGATCTAGAATCCTATTATATGGTCAATGATCATGGGGATCTCATGAATTTCTCCGGGTGTGGTAATACAGTCAATACCAACACCCCTACTACTCTGAAATGGATTCTTGATGCTTTGCGGTACTGGGTACAGGAAATGCACGTAGATGGATTTCGTTTTGATTTAGCCTCAGTCTTCTCTAGAGATCCACAAGGAGTCCCTCTCCCTTTAACCCCCATTTTGCAAGCTATATCCTCTGATTCCATTTTATCAGAAACTAAACTGATCGCTGAACCTTGGGACGCTGGAGGTTTGTATCAGCTTGGACACTTCCCCTCTATATCAACCCGATGGAGCGAGTGGAATGGATGCTACCGTGACCATGTAAAAGCCTTCCTGAATGGAGATGCTCATCAAGTAAGTTCCTTTGCTTCACGAATATCTGGATCTCATGACATCTATCCCAATGGGAAACCTACGAACTCGATTAACTATATCTGCTCTCATGATGGCTTCACACTCTACGATACTGTTGCCTATAACGATAAGCACAATGAAGAGAATGGTGAATACAATCGTGATGGGACTTCAGCAAACTACAGCTATAACTTTGGCTGCGAAGGAGAAACGACAGATCCCACCATTTGCGCTCTACGTGAACGCCAAATGAAAAACTTCTTTCTTGCTCTCTTTTTATCTCAAGGAATTCCCATGATACAATCCGGAGATGAATATGGGCACACAGCTTATGGAAATAATAATCACTGGTGCTTAGACACAAAGATCAATTACTTTCTTTGGGATCGATTAGCTGAAAGGAAAGAACTGTTTTCTTTCTTATGCCAAGTCATTGCTCTGCGCAAAGCTTATACCGAATTATTCAATACCTCTTTCTTATCAGAAGATACGATTGTCTGGCTAAATACAAAAGGTTCTCCCAGAGAGTGGGGAGCCGATCATTATCTAGCTTTTGAGTTGAAACACCTGAACTACAGTTTATTCGTAGCGTTTTATAGTGGGAATGAACGTATTGAGATCTCTTTACCTAAACCTAGAAAAGAACATTTGGCCTATGAAAAAATTGTAGATAGCACAACAGGATTCTTTTCTCAGATATTATCTCCCAAACTCTCTCTTGAACCTTATAGCTCTTTGGTAGCCATCAGCAGAAGAAAAACCTCCTTGGAATCTAGATAA
- a CDS encoding SpoIID/LytB domain-containing protein, with protein sequence MKKLNLLVLLGVFCGVSGVGDADVKVSDALSQSILVEPKIRVLLLSESTTALIEAKGAFSVFGDGELLRVSSQGQRCAAHALYGGIRWGENYPNVECLKIEPLDGAASLFVDGIQYKGAIYIHRTDRSCLFIVNELAVEDYLKSTLSVKYLKELDKEALSACVILERTALYERLLAGNSHSFWHVNAQEDRYGGFGVTSQFYGVEEAVDWTSRLVLDNPEGLVFNADYLLRANVDRLAIEGYNARQILEKFYKDADLVVIESWEDDCKGA encoded by the coding sequence GTGAAAAAATTAAATCTACTCGTACTGCTAGGAGTTTTTTGTGGTGTAAGCGGTGTTGGAGATGCAGATGTTAAAGTATCCGATGCCCTATCGCAATCTATTCTTGTCGAACCAAAAATCCGAGTTCTTTTGCTCAGTGAAAGTACTACAGCTTTGATTGAGGCTAAGGGAGCTTTTTCAGTATTCGGAGATGGTGAGCTTTTACGGGTTTCTTCTCAAGGACAACGTTGTGCGGCGCATGCTTTGTATGGAGGCATTCGTTGGGGAGAGAATTATCCCAACGTTGAGTGTCTAAAAATCGAACCTCTTGATGGAGCAGCCTCGCTGTTTGTTGATGGTATTCAATACAAGGGTGCTATCTATATTCATAGAACGGATCGCAGCTGTTTGTTCATAGTGAACGAGCTCGCGGTAGAAGACTATCTAAAGTCCACTCTTTCCGTAAAATATTTGAAGGAATTAGATAAGGAAGCTTTGTCAGCTTGTGTGATTTTAGAGAGAACGGCTCTTTATGAGCGTCTTCTTGCTGGAAATTCTCATAGCTTCTGGCATGTCAATGCTCAAGAGGATCGTTATGGAGGATTTGGTGTTACGTCGCAGTTTTATGGTGTAGAGGAGGCTGTAGACTGGACCTCTCGATTGGTTCTCGATAATCCGGAAGGGCTAGTGTTTAATGCAGACTATCTATTGCGAGCAAATGTAGACCGCTTAGCTATAGAAGGCTACAATGCTCGGCAGATTTTAGAAAAATTCTATAAAGATGCAGATCTCGTAGTGATTGAGTCTTGGGAAGATGATTGTAAAGGTGCTTAG
- the ruvB gene encoding Holliday junction branch migration DNA helicase RuvB translates to MTHKISVLHQDKKFDFSLRPKKLTEFCGQKQLKERLDLFLRAAVQRNEVPGHCLFYGPPGLGKTSLAHIMANTIGKGLVIASGPQLLKPSDLIGLLTGLQEGDIFFIDEIHRMGKAAEEYLYPAMEDFKVDITLDSGPGARSVRLDLAPFTLVGATTRAGMLSEPLRTRFAFTGRVDYYTDEDLVSILSRSSQLLSIEANQETLLEIARRARGTPRLANNLLRWVRDFAQMREGNCINSAVAEKALAMLLIDNLGLNEIDIKLLSVMIDFYQGGPVGMKTLAMAVGEDVRTLEDMYEPFLILKGLVQRTARGRVATPLAYEHLNRNPKDRWGEE, encoded by the coding sequence ATGACTCATAAAATTTCTGTTTTACATCAGGATAAAAAGTTTGATTTTTCTTTAAGGCCAAAGAAACTAACAGAGTTTTGTGGGCAAAAACAATTGAAAGAACGATTGGATTTATTTCTTCGAGCTGCTGTCCAGCGGAATGAAGTCCCCGGACATTGTTTATTTTATGGTCCCCCAGGTTTGGGTAAGACTTCGCTAGCACATATTATGGCTAACACGATAGGAAAAGGCTTGGTAATTGCTTCCGGGCCGCAGTTGTTAAAGCCTTCCGATCTCATAGGACTATTGACCGGTCTACAAGAGGGAGATATTTTTTTCATTGATGAAATCCATCGCATGGGGAAAGCTGCTGAAGAGTATCTCTATCCTGCCATGGAAGATTTTAAAGTAGATATTACCTTGGATTCAGGTCCCGGAGCTCGCTCAGTGCGTCTCGATTTAGCTCCATTTACTTTGGTAGGTGCGACCACTCGCGCTGGAATGTTAAGCGAGCCTTTGCGTACGCGTTTTGCTTTTACTGGGCGTGTAGATTACTATACTGATGAAGATCTTGTTTCCATTCTTTCTCGTTCCTCTCAGTTGCTCTCCATAGAAGCCAATCAGGAAACTCTATTAGAGATTGCTAGAAGGGCTCGAGGGACACCACGTTTGGCTAATAATTTACTTCGATGGGTGCGTGATTTTGCTCAAATGCGAGAGGGAAATTGTATTAATAGCGCCGTAGCAGAAAAAGCTTTAGCTATGTTATTAATAGATAACTTAGGGTTAAACGAGATTGACATTAAGCTTCTCTCCGTGATGATTGATTTTTATCAAGGAGGCCCCGTTGGAATGAAAACGCTCGCAATGGCGGTAGGGGAGGATGTCAGAACTCTGGAAGATATGTACGAGCCCTTTTTGATTTTGAAGGGTTTGGTTCAGCGAACCGCAAGAGGACGGGTTGCAACCCCTTTGGCATATGAACATCTTAACAGGAACCCTAAGGACAGGTGGGGAGAAGAATAA
- a CDS encoding type III secretion chaperone Slc1, whose product MSRQNAEENLKNFAKELKLPDVAFDQNNTCILFVDGEFSLHLTYEEHSDRLYVYAPLLDGLPDNPQRKLALYEKLLEGSMLGGQMAGGGVGVATKEQLILMHCVLDMKYAETNLLKAFAQLFIETVVKWRTVCSDISAGREPTVDTMPQMPQGGGGGIQPPPAGIRA is encoded by the coding sequence ATGTCCAGGCAGAATGCTGAGGAAAATCTAAAAAATTTTGCTAAAGAGCTTAAACTCCCCGACGTGGCCTTCGATCAGAATAATACGTGCATTTTGTTTGTTGATGGGGAGTTTTCTCTTCACCTGACCTACGAAGAACACTCTGATCGCCTTTATGTTTACGCACCTCTTCTTGACGGACTGCCAGACAATCCGCAAAGAAAGTTAGCTCTATATGAGAAGTTGTTAGAAGGCTCTATGCTCGGAGGCCAAATGGCTGGTGGAGGGGTAGGAGTCGCTACTAAGGAACAGTTGATCTTAATGCACTGCGTGTTAGACATGAAGTATGCAGAGACCAACCTACTCAAAGCTTTTGCACAGCTTTTTATTGAAACCGTTGTGAAATGGCGAACTGTTTGTTCTGATATCAGCGCTGGACGAGAACCCACTGTTGATACCATGCCACAAATGCCTCAAGGGGGTGGCGGAGGAATTCAACCTCCTCCAGCAGGAATCCGTGCATAA